GCTGGGAGGGGCCGGCCTGGCCGCGGTGCTTGGCGCGGTTCGCGACAATTTCGAGCTCGCGGTCGGTGCCGAGGTCACCACCGAGGCGAATCCGGAATCGACCTCCCCTGCGATGTTCACGACGTTGCTCGAGGCCGGCTATACGCGGGTATCCCTGGGCATGCAGTCGGCGGCTCCGCAGGTGCTGGCGGTGCTGGATCGCACGCACTCGCCGGGGCGTGCGCCCGCGGCGGCCCTGGAGGCCCGTGCGGCCGGGTTCGAACACGTCAACATCGACCTGATCTACGGCACGCCGGGGGAGACCGACGACGACCTGCGGCGCTCGATCGACGTTGCGGTGGGGGCAGGCGTCGACCATGTGTCGGCGTACTCGCTGATCGTCGAGGACGGCACCGCGCTGGCCCGCCGCGTGCGGCGCGGCGAGATCGCCCGACCCGACGACGACGTGCTCGCGCAGCGCTACGAACTGCTCGACAGCCGGCTGTCGGCCGCGGGCATGCACTGGTACGAAGTGTCGAACTGGAGCCGTGCGGGCGGGGAATGCCGGCACAACCTCGGTTACTGGGAGGGCGGCGAGTGGTGGGGTGCGGGCCCGGGAGCGCACGGCTTTCTGGGTGACACCCGATGGTGGAACGTCAAGCACCCCAACGCCTATGCACAGGCGTTGACCGAAAATCGGCTGCCTATCGCCGATTTCGAGGAGCTCGATGCGCGCGACCGGCATGTCGAGGAAGTGATGCTGCGAGTTCGGGTCCGGGACGGGCTCCCGGTGGCGCTGCTCGCTGCCGAGGAACGGGCGCGGGCTGAAAAGCTTTGTGCTGAAGGGCTCCTCCTGCTGCAACGGGAAGCCTTGGTGCTGACCGATCGGGGTCGTCTGCTTGCCGACGCGGTGGTCAGGGACCTACTCGGATAGCCGGCGAACACCGCCGAGTTTCTGTGGAGTGTCTGTGAGCCGGCTGTGTCGGTATGTGTGTCGCCTATGCGGAAGATGTTGAATC
Above is a window of Mycolicibacterium boenickei DNA encoding:
- the hemW gene encoding radical SAM family heme chaperone HemW, which encodes MTTRTELAGQPELAPVPGRAFGIYIHVPFCATRCGYCDFNTYTPAELGGANPDGWLAALRVELRLAAEKVGSVPVQTVFVGGGTPSLLGGAGLAAVLGAVRDNFELAVGAEVTTEANPESTSPAMFTTLLEAGYTRVSLGMQSAAPQVLAVLDRTHSPGRAPAAALEARAAGFEHVNIDLIYGTPGETDDDLRRSIDVAVGAGVDHVSAYSLIVEDGTALARRVRRGEIARPDDDVLAQRYELLDSRLSAAGMHWYEVSNWSRAGGECRHNLGYWEGGEWWGAGPGAHGFLGDTRWWNVKHPNAYAQALTENRLPIADFEELDARDRHVEEVMLRVRVRDGLPVALLAAEERARAEKLCAEGLLLLQREALVLTDRGRLLADAVVRDLLG